Genomic segment of Drosophila biarmipes strain raj3 chromosome 2L, RU_DBia_V1.1, whole genome shotgun sequence:
CTTGCATTCATTTTTCTAAGTGTACATTTGCTCACAATATTGTGCAATTGCGTTTTTAGTTGTAATACAGCTTATAAGAACAAGAGTGCTTTAATTCCATTAGGCAATCTTTCGTTTTGAAGGGAAATCCCACTAGACTCTGGTATGCGGGGACGATATGGTAGACTTCAGATATTGCAGTTCTTACATCTATCCCCCTTGTAGTGACTGTTTATCATAGTAAGAGAATATATATGGAATACCATATAgtcttaaattatattaagttCTTATCTGTGTGACAAGGGCCGTAATTGAAAGTTCTTATCATTATCTTGGCTAGCTCGCGTGAAAATCGGTATCacgaattaatttaaaaagccGTCGATACAGCCGATATAAACAGTTCCCCGAAAACTATGATTGCGAATGGACAACAAGCAAGGAGGTGCCACCGTTCCCTGGCCAGTTTTCTTCTCCTGGCAGTGATACTTTGCCAAGGATCGGGGCTAGCCTGTGCTCAGCCCGAAGGACGCGTGGTGGGTGGTAAAGCGGCGGCGGCGAATAGTGCTCCCTACATAGTGTCCATGCAGTACGGAGGAACCCATTATTGTGCTGCCAGTATCCTGAACACCAATTGGTTGGTAACTGCTGCTCACTGCCTGGCCAATAGAAACCAGGTTCTGGGAAGCACCCTCGTCGCAGGAAGCATTGCGGTGGCAGGCACGGCGAGCACCACACAAAAGCGCCCAATCACCCACTTTGTGGTTAACGATCTGTACACTGGAGGAACAGTTCCCTACGACATTGGCCTGATCTACACGCCCACCGCCTTTGCTTGGACCGCCGCGGTGGCTCCTGTCAAGCTGCCCTCTTCTGGAGTGAGGCCCACTGGATCAGCTAATCTCTTCGGATGGGGCAGCACCAGCACGACCAACAGCCCCTCGTATCCGAAGACCCTTCAGGAAGCCAAGAACGTTCCCATTATAAGCCTCAACTCCTGTGCGACTGCACTGGGCACCAAGGGCAGGGACGTTCACACCACGAATCTGTGCACGGGTCCTCTCACCGGGGGCACCAGCTTTTGCACATCGGACTCGGGAGGTCCTCTGGTCCAGGGAAATGTCCTCATCGGCATCGTGTCCTGGGGAAAGCT
This window contains:
- the LOC108034247 gene encoding trypsin, with product MIANGQQARRCHRSLASFLLLAVILCQGSGLACAQPEGRVVGGKAAAANSAPYIVSMQYGGTHYCAASILNTNWLVTAAHCLANRNQVLGSTLVAGSIAVAGTASTTQKRPITHFVVNDLYTGGTVPYDIGLIYTPTAFAWTAAVAPVKLPSSGVRPTGSANLFGWGSTSTTNSPSYPKTLQEAKNVPIISLNSCATALGTKGRDVHTTNLCTGPLTGGTSFCTSDSGGPLVQGNVLIGIVSWGKLPCGQPNSPSVYVQVSSFVSWIAANQKI